A window from Malania oleifera isolate guangnan ecotype guangnan chromosome 7, ASM2987363v1, whole genome shotgun sequence encodes these proteins:
- the LOC131160029 gene encoding heat shock 70 kDa protein 8 isoform X1, with amino-acid sequence MHPCLNHQFYLSGMAEPAYTVASDSETTGEEKSSSVFPEIAIGIDIGTSQCSVAVWNGSQVELLKNTRHQKIMPSYVIFKDEIPSGGVSGQLSHELDILSGAAIFNMKRLIGRVDTDPVVHASKSLPFLVQTLDIGVRPFIAALVNNVWRSTTPEEVLAIFLVELRAMAEIQLKQPIRNVVLTIPVSFSRFQLTRIERACAMAGLHVLRLMPEPTAVALLYAQQQQQTVHENMGSGIENIALIFNMGAGYCDVAVTATAGGVSQIKALSGSAIGGEDILQNMMHHLLPDFDSLFSNHGINEIKSMGLLRIATQDAIHKLSSQTTVQVDVDLGNGLKICKVVDREEFEEVNRKLFEKCESLIIQCLQDAKVEIEDVSDVILVGGCSAIPKVKDLVLGICKKQDLYKGMNPLEAAVCGAALEGGVASGASDPFGSLDLLTIQATPLSIGICADGDKFVPIMHRNTAMPARKDLGFTTVRDNQAEALIFVYEGEEKAVKGNYLLGYFKIVGIPPAPKGVPDINVCMDIDASHVLRVLAGVTLPGAQNPVSPPMEVRMPTVDDGHGWCAEALSRTYGSTMDLVTVRKKIQG; translated from the exons ATGC aCCCGTGTCTCAATCATCAATTCTACTTGTCAG GAATGGCTGAACCAGCATACACTGTAGCATCTGATAGTGAGACAACGGGAGAGGAAAAATCTTCATCTGTTTTCCCTGAAATTGCAATTGGCATCGACATTGGCACATCACAGTGCAGTGTTGCAGTCTGGAATGGCTCCCAGGTTGAGCTCCTTAAGAACACTAGGCATCAAAAGATAATGCCATCATATGTCATTTTTAAGGATGAAATCCCTTCTGGCGGAGTCAGTGGTCAGCTCTCCCATGAGCTTGATATTTTATCTGGAGCTGCAATCTTCAACATGAAGCGCCTAATTGGTAGAGTTGACACTGACCCAGTTGTTCATGCAAGCAAAAGCCTCCCATTTTTGGTGCAAACTTTGGACATCGGTGTCCGGCCATTTATTGCAGCCTTGGTGAACAATGTTTGGAGATCCACCACTCCTGAAGAGGTCCTTGCAATATTCCTGGTGGAATTAAGAGCCATGGCAGAAATTCAGCTGAAGCAGCCCATAAGAAATGTTGTTTTGACCATTCCGGTTTCATTCAGCAGGTTCCAGCTGACTCGGATTGAGCGAGCCTGTGCCATGGCTGGCCTTCATGTCCTCAGACTGATGCCGGAACCAACAGCCGTAGCCTTACTATATGCACAGCAGCAACAACAAACTGTACATGAGAATATGGGCAGTGGGATTGAAAATATTGCCCTTATTTTCAATATGGGTGCGGGGTACTGTGATGTAGCTGTAACTGCTACAGCTGGGGGAGTTTCCCAGATAAAGGCCTTATCAGGAAGTGCAATTGGAGGGGAAGACATACTTCAGAATATGATGCATCATCTTTTGCCTGATTTTGACAGTCTTTTCTCCAATCATGGGATTAATGAGATAAAATCAATGGGGTTGCTTCGGATTGCTACCCAAGATGCAATCCACAAGCTCTCCTCCCAGACCACGGTGCAGGTCGATGTTGACTTAGGAAATGGACTGAAAATATGCAAGGTTGTGGATAGAGAGGAATTTGAGGAAGTGAATAGGAAGCTGTTTGAGAAGTGTGAAAGCCTTATTATCCAGTGCTTGCAGGATGCCAAGGTAGAAATTGAggatgtcagtgatgttattcTTGTAGGAGGATGTTCAGCTATTCCAAAAGTAAAGGATCTTGTTCTGGGCATATGTAAAAAACAGGACCTTTACAAGGGGATGAACCCATTGGAAGCTGCAGTTTGTGGAGCCGCACTGGAAGGCGGTGTGGCTTCTGGTGCCTCTGATCCTTTTGGTAGCCTGGACCTATTAACTATTCAGGCCACCCCTCTTAGCATAGGGATATGTGCAGATGGAGATAAATTCGTGCCCATCATGCATCGAAATACCGCGATGCCTGCACGGAAAGATTTGGGCTTCACCACAGTTCGTGATAATCAGGCTGAGGCACTCATTTTTGTTTATGAAGGCGAAGAGAAGGCAGTGAAAGGAAACTATCTTCTGGGCTATTTCAAGATTGTGGGGATTCCTCCTGCACCTAAAGGCGTTCCGGACATTAATGTGTGCATGGACATTGATGCTTCGCATGTGCTGAGAGTTTTGGCTGGTGTTACACTGCCAGGGGCCCAAAATCCAGTCTCACCTCCGATGGAAGTTCGGATGCCAACCGTGGATGATGGCCATGGCTGGTGTGCTGAAGCTTTGTCCAGAACTTATGGATCCACAATGGACTTGGTTACTGTGCGGAAGAAAATTCAAGGGTGA
- the LOC131160029 gene encoding heat shock 70 kDa protein 8 isoform X2, with protein MAEPAYTVASDSETTGEEKSSSVFPEIAIGIDIGTSQCSVAVWNGSQVELLKNTRHQKIMPSYVIFKDEIPSGGVSGQLSHELDILSGAAIFNMKRLIGRVDTDPVVHASKSLPFLVQTLDIGVRPFIAALVNNVWRSTTPEEVLAIFLVELRAMAEIQLKQPIRNVVLTIPVSFSRFQLTRIERACAMAGLHVLRLMPEPTAVALLYAQQQQQTVHENMGSGIENIALIFNMGAGYCDVAVTATAGGVSQIKALSGSAIGGEDILQNMMHHLLPDFDSLFSNHGINEIKSMGLLRIATQDAIHKLSSQTTVQVDVDLGNGLKICKVVDREEFEEVNRKLFEKCESLIIQCLQDAKVEIEDVSDVILVGGCSAIPKVKDLVLGICKKQDLYKGMNPLEAAVCGAALEGGVASGASDPFGSLDLLTIQATPLSIGICADGDKFVPIMHRNTAMPARKDLGFTTVRDNQAEALIFVYEGEEKAVKGNYLLGYFKIVGIPPAPKGVPDINVCMDIDASHVLRVLAGVTLPGAQNPVSPPMEVRMPTVDDGHGWCAEALSRTYGSTMDLVTVRKKIQG; from the coding sequence ATGGCTGAACCAGCATACACTGTAGCATCTGATAGTGAGACAACGGGAGAGGAAAAATCTTCATCTGTTTTCCCTGAAATTGCAATTGGCATCGACATTGGCACATCACAGTGCAGTGTTGCAGTCTGGAATGGCTCCCAGGTTGAGCTCCTTAAGAACACTAGGCATCAAAAGATAATGCCATCATATGTCATTTTTAAGGATGAAATCCCTTCTGGCGGAGTCAGTGGTCAGCTCTCCCATGAGCTTGATATTTTATCTGGAGCTGCAATCTTCAACATGAAGCGCCTAATTGGTAGAGTTGACACTGACCCAGTTGTTCATGCAAGCAAAAGCCTCCCATTTTTGGTGCAAACTTTGGACATCGGTGTCCGGCCATTTATTGCAGCCTTGGTGAACAATGTTTGGAGATCCACCACTCCTGAAGAGGTCCTTGCAATATTCCTGGTGGAATTAAGAGCCATGGCAGAAATTCAGCTGAAGCAGCCCATAAGAAATGTTGTTTTGACCATTCCGGTTTCATTCAGCAGGTTCCAGCTGACTCGGATTGAGCGAGCCTGTGCCATGGCTGGCCTTCATGTCCTCAGACTGATGCCGGAACCAACAGCCGTAGCCTTACTATATGCACAGCAGCAACAACAAACTGTACATGAGAATATGGGCAGTGGGATTGAAAATATTGCCCTTATTTTCAATATGGGTGCGGGGTACTGTGATGTAGCTGTAACTGCTACAGCTGGGGGAGTTTCCCAGATAAAGGCCTTATCAGGAAGTGCAATTGGAGGGGAAGACATACTTCAGAATATGATGCATCATCTTTTGCCTGATTTTGACAGTCTTTTCTCCAATCATGGGATTAATGAGATAAAATCAATGGGGTTGCTTCGGATTGCTACCCAAGATGCAATCCACAAGCTCTCCTCCCAGACCACGGTGCAGGTCGATGTTGACTTAGGAAATGGACTGAAAATATGCAAGGTTGTGGATAGAGAGGAATTTGAGGAAGTGAATAGGAAGCTGTTTGAGAAGTGTGAAAGCCTTATTATCCAGTGCTTGCAGGATGCCAAGGTAGAAATTGAggatgtcagtgatgttattcTTGTAGGAGGATGTTCAGCTATTCCAAAAGTAAAGGATCTTGTTCTGGGCATATGTAAAAAACAGGACCTTTACAAGGGGATGAACCCATTGGAAGCTGCAGTTTGTGGAGCCGCACTGGAAGGCGGTGTGGCTTCTGGTGCCTCTGATCCTTTTGGTAGCCTGGACCTATTAACTATTCAGGCCACCCCTCTTAGCATAGGGATATGTGCAGATGGAGATAAATTCGTGCCCATCATGCATCGAAATACCGCGATGCCTGCACGGAAAGATTTGGGCTTCACCACAGTTCGTGATAATCAGGCTGAGGCACTCATTTTTGTTTATGAAGGCGAAGAGAAGGCAGTGAAAGGAAACTATCTTCTGGGCTATTTCAAGATTGTGGGGATTCCTCCTGCACCTAAAGGCGTTCCGGACATTAATGTGTGCATGGACATTGATGCTTCGCATGTGCTGAGAGTTTTGGCTGGTGTTACACTGCCAGGGGCCCAAAATCCAGTCTCACCTCCGATGGAAGTTCGGATGCCAACCGTGGATGATGGCCATGGCTGGTGTGCTGAAGCTTTGTCCAGAACTTATGGATCCACAATGGACTTGGTTACTGTGCGGAAGAAAATTCAAGGGTGA
- the LOC131160981 gene encoding uncharacterized protein LOC131160981 — MGPPSFSGGADPLATENWIQDVKDIMTVLPDVELFLELFFDWYFPTTVRIAKATKFLHLTQEQLTVQQKAARFIEFSRFASHLAPDEEKKVRKFEEGLRQNFFEQVIDFRAQTFAEVVDIAAVIESDMQRGTAAQSQRKRPHLRVSRRVPARAHGEEPVWRRLGIDDEARRFSKRVDFSYLS, encoded by the exons ATGGGACCTCCGTCATTTTCTGGAGGAGCAGACCCTCTAGCAACTGAGAACTGGATTCAGGATGTTAAGGATATAATGACGGTCCTCCC TGACGTGGAGCTATTTCTGGAGTTATTTTTCGATTGGTACTTCCCCACCACGGTTAGGATAGCAAAGGCAACAAAATTTCTACACCTGACTCAAGAACAGTTGACAGTACAACAAAAAGCAGCCCGTTTCATAGAGTTTTCTCGGTTTGCCTCACATTTGGCACcggatgaggagaagaaggtaaggaagtttgaggaaggctTGAGGCAGAATTTTTTTGAGCAGGTTATCGATTTTCGGGCTCAAACATTTGCGGAGGTTGTGGACATAGCTGCAGTCATCGAGAGTGACATGCAGAGAGGCAccgcagctcagagtcagaggaagaggccacaCCTCAGGGTTTCCAGGCGGGTTCCAGccagggcccatggagaggagccGGTATGGAGGAGGTTAGGGATAGATGATGAGGCACGGCGGTTTTCAAAGCGGGTAGACTTTTCCTACCTATCCTGA